One part of the Odontesthes bonariensis isolate fOdoBon6 chromosome 13, fOdoBon6.hap1, whole genome shotgun sequence genome encodes these proteins:
- the smyd5 gene encoding protein-lysine N-trimethyltransferase SMYD5 gives MAAPLDDMFSLCVEPGKVASSVEVRFIDNTKGKGLFAKRSIKKGDTIFIERPLVSAQFLWNTLYKYKACEYCLRALETAEENARRLSGNPALILPRPELCRVRPELHQACPQCQVIYCSSECWQAAADQYHRVLCLGPSQEDAGHPINKLKDAWRSMHYPPETSSVMLMARMVALVKQAKDKAHWQKLFSHFCSRTANEEEEIAHKLLGEQFKGQLALLHSLFTAALYDDNLSRWFVPEGFRSLFSLVGTNGQGIGTSSLSQWVHACDALELSAQQREQLDSFIDQLYKDIDKETGDFLNCEGSGLFLLQSSCNHSCIPNAEASFPDNNFLLHLSALNDIKPGEEICISYLDCCQRDRSRHSRHKILRENYLFICSCPKCVSQMDELDVTSEEEEEEEGEAEGETEGDEMEDEMTDV, from the exons ATGGCTGCTCCCTTGGATGACATGTTTTCCCTGTGCGTGGAACCCGGTAAAGTTGCCAGCAGCGTGGAAGTGAGGTTTATAGACAACACAAAG GGTAAGGGTCTCTTTGCTAAGAGAAGCATCAAGAAGGGAGACACCATTTTCATCGAGCGGCCTCTAGTTTCTGCACAGTTCCTGTGGAATACTTTGTATAAATATAAAG CCTGTGAGTACTGCTTACGAGCTCTGGAAACTGCAGAGGAAAATGCGAGGAGACTCAGCGGAAACCCTGCGCTCATCCTTCCTCGTCCTGAGCTCTGCCGCGTTCGCCCAGAGCTCCACCAGGCCTGCCCTCAGTGCCAG GTGATATACTGCAGCAGCGAGTGTTGGCAGGCTGCAGCAGATCAGTATCACCGGGTTCTGTGTCTGGGTCCCTCTCAGGAAGATGCAGGCCACCCCATCAACAAGCTCAAAGATGCATGGAG GAGTATGCATTATCCCCCAGAGACCTCCAGCGTCATGCTCATGGCCAGAATGGTTGCTCTAGTAAAACAG GCCAAAGATAAAGCACACTGGCAGAAGCTGTTCTCTCACTTCTGCAGCCGGACAGcaaatgaggaggaggagatcgCCCATAAGCTCCTGGGAGAACAGTTCAAG GGGCAGTTGGCCTTGTTGCACAGTCTTTTTACAGCAGCACTTTATGATGACAATCTCAGCCGG TGGTTTGTTCCGGAGGGTTTCCGCTCTCTGTTTTCCTTGGTGGGAACAAACGGACAAGGCATCGGCACCAG TTCCTTGAGCCAGTGGGTTCATGCCTGCGATGCACTTGAGCTTTCTGCCCAGCAGAGGGAGCAGTTGGACTCTTTTATTGACCAGCTGTACAAGGACATTGACAAAG AAACGGGAGACTTTCTGAACTGTGAGGGCTCTGGACTTTTTCTGCTTCAGAGCTCAT GTAACCACAGCTGCATCCCTAATGCAGAGGCGTCCTTCCCTGACAACAATTTCCTGCTTCACCTCAGTGCCCTTAATGACATCAAACCCGGAGAG GAGATCTGCATCAGTTATTTGGATTGCTGTCAGCGGGACAGAAGCCGACACAGCAGGCACAAAATTCTGAG GGAGAACTACCTGTTTATCTGCTCGTGTCCAAAGTGTGTGTCCCAGATGGATGAGCTGGATGTGACatctgaggaggaagaggaggaagaaggcgAGGCAGAAGGTGAAACAGAGGGGGACGAGATGGAAGATGAGATGACAGATGTTTGA